In one Streptomyces marincola genomic region, the following are encoded:
- the nuoN gene encoding NADH-quinone oxidoreductase subunit NuoN — protein sequence MNPGELQAPDIEWAALSPSLIVFGAAIIGVLIEAFAPRRSRYAAEVVLAVAGLAGAFAAVVALAADGRATSEAQIAGMGSLAVDGPALFLQGVIVLVGLVSVFLFAERRLEPAAHGRAVDSFTAQPAAVPGGQAEQEAERAGHVTTEIFPLLLFAVGGMLLFPMANDLLVLFIALEILSLPLYLLCAMARRKRLLSQEAALKYFLLGAFASAFLLFGVAMLYGYAGTVSYAGIADVVSGEPAALDAGLASTMGNDALLLIGGTMVTMGLLFKVGAVPFHMWTPDVYQGAPTPVTGFMAAATKVAAFGALLRLLYVVLPGLRWDWEPVLWGVAIASMVAGAVVAITQTDVKRLLAYSSIAHAGFILSGVVAVSEDGVSSVLFYLAAYSFVTLGAFAVVTLVRDAGGEATHLSKWAGLGRRSPLLASVFALFLLAFAGIPLTSGFAGKFAVFRAAADAGAMGLVIVGVLASAVAAFFYVRVIVLMFFSEPKSDGPSVVIPSPLTMSVVALAAAVTLVLGVAPQFFLDLASDAGVFVR from the coding sequence ATGAACCCCGGGGAGCTTCAGGCTCCGGACATCGAATGGGCGGCGCTCTCGCCGAGCCTCATCGTGTTCGGCGCGGCGATCATCGGCGTGCTCATCGAGGCGTTCGCGCCCCGCAGGTCCCGCTACGCCGCGGAAGTGGTGCTCGCCGTGGCCGGCCTCGCGGGCGCGTTCGCCGCCGTGGTCGCGCTGGCCGCGGACGGGCGCGCCACCTCCGAGGCGCAGATCGCGGGCATGGGCTCGCTGGCCGTCGACGGGCCCGCGCTGTTCCTCCAGGGCGTGATCGTGCTGGTGGGCCTGGTGTCGGTGTTCCTGTTCGCCGAACGCCGCCTCGAACCGGCCGCGCACGGCCGCGCCGTCGACTCCTTCACGGCGCAGCCGGCCGCGGTGCCGGGCGGCCAGGCCGAGCAGGAGGCGGAGCGGGCCGGGCACGTCACGACGGAGATCTTCCCGCTGCTGCTGTTCGCCGTCGGCGGCATGCTGCTGTTCCCGATGGCCAACGACCTGCTGGTGCTGTTCATCGCCCTGGAGATCCTGTCGCTGCCGCTGTACCTGCTGTGCGCGATGGCGCGCCGCAAGCGGCTGCTGTCGCAGGAGGCGGCGCTGAAGTACTTCCTGCTCGGCGCGTTCGCCTCGGCGTTCCTGCTGTTCGGCGTGGCCATGCTGTACGGCTACGCGGGCACCGTCTCCTACGCGGGCATCGCCGACGTGGTCAGCGGCGAGCCCGCCGCGCTCGACGCGGGCCTGGCGTCCACGATGGGCAACGACGCGCTGCTGCTGATCGGCGGCACGATGGTCACGATGGGGCTGCTGTTCAAGGTCGGCGCCGTGCCGTTCCACATGTGGACCCCGGACGTGTACCAGGGCGCGCCGACGCCGGTGACGGGCTTCATGGCCGCGGCGACGAAGGTGGCCGCGTTCGGCGCGCTGCTGCGGCTGCTGTACGTGGTGCTGCCGGGTCTGCGCTGGGACTGGGAGCCGGTGCTGTGGGGCGTGGCGATCGCCTCGATGGTGGCGGGCGCGGTCGTCGCGATCACGCAGACCGACGTGAAGCGGCTGCTGGCCTACTCGTCCATCGCGCACGCCGGGTTCATCCTGTCCGGCGTGGTCGCGGTGAGCGAGGACGGCGTCTCCTCGGTGCTGTTCTACCTGGCGGCCTACTCGTTCGTGACGCTGGGCGCGTTCGCGGTGGTGACGCTGGTGCGCGACGCGGGCGGCGAGGCCACGCACCTGTCCAAGTGGGCGGGTCTCGGGCGGCGTTCGCCGCTGCTCGCGTCGGTGTTCGCGCTGTTCCTGCTGGCGTTCGCGGGCATTCCGCTCACGTCGGGCTTCGCGGGCAAGTTCGCGGTGTTCCGGGCCGCGGCGGACGCGGGCGCGATGGGCCTGGTGATCGTGGGCGTGCTCGCGTCGGCCGTCGCGGCGTTCTTCTACGTGCGCGTCATCGTGCTGATGTTCTTCAGTGAGCCGAAGTCGGACGGGCCCTCGGTGGTCATCCCGAGCCCGTTGACGATGTCGGTGGTGGCGCTCGCGGCGGCCGTGACGCTGGTGCTCGGGGTCGCGCCGCAGTTCTTCCTCGACCTCGCGAGCGACGCGGGTGTGTTCGTACGCTGA
- a CDS encoding polyprenyl synthetase family protein: protein MTVVGPFGVSVRDQALEADVQAGLAAVEAGLIEATKSDVPFITETAQHLVRAGGKRFRPLLLLLAAQFGDRDAPGVVPAAVVVELTHLATLYHDDIMDEAEVRRGVPSANARWNNSVAVLTGDFLFSRASTIVADLGTEAVRIQAEAFERLVTGQIQETAGPREGEDPIAHHFEVISGKTGSLIAVAGRMGGLMSGAPEPVVNVLAQYGERIGVAFQLADDVLDIASDGQESGKTPGTDLREGVATLPVLRLREMAAKGGAPEDAALCALLEGDLTDEARHAEALAGLRAHPALRAARQDALVFAEEARRTLAPLPEGPAKEALAGLCDAVADRTA, encoded by the coding sequence GTGACCGTCGTGGGGCCCTTCGGGGTGAGCGTGCGGGACCAGGCCCTGGAGGCCGATGTCCAGGCCGGGCTCGCGGCTGTCGAGGCCGGCCTGATCGAGGCCACCAAGAGCGATGTCCCCTTCATAACGGAGACGGCGCAGCATCTGGTGCGGGCCGGGGGCAAGCGGTTCAGGCCGCTGCTGCTGCTGCTCGCGGCCCAGTTCGGCGACCGGGACGCGCCGGGGGTGGTGCCGGCCGCGGTGGTGGTGGAGCTGACGCACCTGGCGACGCTCTACCACGACGACATCATGGACGAGGCCGAGGTCAGGCGGGGTGTGCCGAGCGCGAACGCCCGGTGGAACAATTCGGTCGCCGTGCTCACGGGCGACTTCCTCTTCTCCCGCGCCTCGACGATAGTGGCCGACCTCGGGACCGAGGCCGTGCGCATCCAGGCGGAGGCGTTCGAACGGCTGGTGACCGGGCAGATCCAGGAGACGGCGGGGCCGCGCGAGGGCGAGGACCCCATCGCGCACCACTTCGAGGTCATCTCGGGCAAGACCGGCTCGCTGATCGCCGTGGCGGGCCGGATGGGCGGGCTGATGTCGGGGGCGCCCGAGCCCGTGGTGAACGTGCTGGCCCAGTACGGCGAGCGGATCGGCGTCGCCTTCCAGCTCGCGGACGACGTGCTCGACATCGCGAGCGACGGCCAGGAGTCGGGCAAGACGCCGGGGACCGACCTCAGGGAGGGCGTGGCCACCCTGCCCGTGCTGCGGCTGCGCGAGATGGCCGCCAAGGGCGGCGCCCCGGAGGACGCGGCGCTGTGCGCGCTGCTCGAAGGCGACCTGACGGACGAGGCGCGGCACGCGGAGGCGCTTGCGGGGCTGCGGGCCCACCCGGCGCTGCGGGCCGCGCGCCAGGACGCCCTGGTGTTCGCGGAGGAGGCGCGGCGGACGCTGGCGCCGCTGCCGGAAGGGCCGGCCAAGGAGGCGCTGGCCGGGCTGTGCGACGCGGTGGCCGACCGCACGGCGTAG
- a CDS encoding LolA family protein yields MAKNSTVRRAAVPAAVVAGVAAVGAGLWPALASDGNPDLPEITAEELLVRMAESDTAHLSGTLRVNADLGIPDFGGMLDGVLGGVEGPAGRLAGLVTGDASLQVAMDGEERQRLAVIDGSEEFSVIRNGDRVWAYDSETDTVYEAEAPAGAARDAGAAESPAGALTPREAAERLLDAAGEHAEVSVDGTARVAGRGAYQLVVEPRDAAHGLTSVRVSVDGETGVPLAVRADGPQGEFDLSFSRIDYERPAGGVFEFQPPNGAEVVPLDPERLLNDALGGLGSLGDFGSFEGFGSFEDLESFEELGSFEDLESFEELPEGLAR; encoded by the coding sequence ATGGCGAAGAACAGCACGGTCCGGCGGGCGGCCGTACCGGCCGCGGTGGTGGCCGGGGTCGCGGCGGTGGGGGCGGGGCTGTGGCCCGCGCTGGCCAGTGACGGCAATCCCGACCTGCCGGAGATCACCGCCGAGGAACTGCTGGTGCGGATGGCCGAGTCGGACACCGCTCACCTGTCGGGCACGCTCCGGGTGAACGCGGACCTCGGCATCCCCGACTTCGGCGGGATGCTCGACGGCGTGCTCGGCGGCGTCGAGGGCCCGGCGGGCCGGCTCGCGGGCCTGGTCACCGGGGACGCCTCGCTCCAGGTGGCCATGGACGGCGAGGAGCGGCAGCGGCTCGCGGTGATCGACGGCTCCGAGGAGTTCAGCGTCATCCGCAACGGGGACCGGGTGTGGGCCTACGACTCCGAGACCGACACGGTCTACGAGGCGGAGGCGCCGGCCGGGGCGGCGCGGGACGCCGGGGCGGCCGAATCGCCCGCGGGCGCGCTGACTCCGCGCGAGGCGGCCGAGCGGCTGCTCGACGCGGCGGGTGAGCACGCGGAGGTGTCGGTGGACGGCACGGCCAGGGTCGCGGGCCGCGGGGCCTACCAGTTGGTCGTGGAGCCCAGGGACGCGGCGCACGGGCTGACGTCGGTGCGGGTCTCGGTGGACGGCGAGACGGGCGTTCCGCTGGCCGTGCGCGCCGACGGGCCGCAGGGGGAGTTCGACCTGTCGTTCTCGCGCATCGACTACGAGCGGCCGGCGGGCGGCGTGTTCGAGTTCCAGCCGCCGAACGGCGCGGAGGTCGTGCCGCTCGACCCCGAGCGCCTGCTGAACGACGCGCTCGGCGGCCTGGGCTCGTTGGGGGACTTCGGCTCGTTCGAGGGGTTCGGTTCCTTCGAGGACCTGGAGTCGTTCGAGGAGCTGGGGTCGTTCGAGGACCTGGAGTCGTTCGAGGAGCTGCCGGAGGGCCTGGCGCGGTAA
- a CDS encoding serine hydrolase domain-containing protein, protein MSLAPAGQYDGFSRTGLQRVRDVLARHTESGKIPGLVALFSRGDDTHVVSLGTMRHDGGAPMRRDTIFRMASTSKPVTVAAAMVLLDECRLRLDDLVQEWLPELADRQVLKRIDGPLDDTEPARRPITVRDVLTSTFGLGMDMTSLGTPIMNRIFEQGLTPNLPEPMPEPDEWIRRLGELPLMHQPGEHWQYHIASDLLGVLVARVSGQPFETFLRERVFGPLGMRDTGFHVPADDMDRLPPLYAPDPQTGEFHVWDEAEGGRHSRPPAFQGGGGGLNSTADDYHAYFRMLLNGGMHGSERVLSRAAVELMTTNRLTAQQQAARQKLATDNVHVSFGQGQHGGWGFGMAVRTYRGDYAPIGQFGWDGGSGTSTYADPDTRITGILLTQVGTSVPDPARLFHDFWTTLYQAIDD, encoded by the coding sequence ATGTCCCTCGCACCCGCCGGCCAGTACGACGGCTTCTCCAGGACAGGCTTGCAACGAGTGCGCGACGTGCTCGCACGGCACACCGAGTCCGGCAAGATCCCCGGGCTCGTGGCGCTGTTCAGCCGGGGCGACGACACACATGTCGTATCGCTCGGAACGATGCGCCATGACGGCGGCGCGCCGATGAGACGGGACACGATCTTCCGTATGGCCTCGACATCCAAGCCTGTCACGGTCGCGGCGGCCATGGTCCTGCTCGACGAGTGCAGGCTGCGACTGGACGACCTGGTGCAGGAGTGGCTGCCCGAACTCGCCGACCGACAGGTGCTGAAGCGGATCGACGGCCCCTTGGACGACACCGAGCCGGCCCGGCGGCCGATCACCGTGCGGGACGTGCTGACCTCCACGTTCGGGCTCGGCATGGATATGACTTCGCTGGGCACCCCGATCATGAACAGGATCTTCGAGCAGGGGCTCACGCCCAATCTGCCCGAGCCGATGCCCGAGCCGGACGAGTGGATACGCCGCCTGGGTGAGCTGCCGCTGATGCACCAGCCTGGGGAACACTGGCAGTACCACATCGCCAGCGATCTCCTGGGCGTGCTCGTCGCCCGGGTCTCGGGCCAGCCGTTCGAGACGTTCCTGCGCGAACGCGTCTTCGGCCCGCTGGGGATGAGGGACACAGGTTTCCACGTTCCGGCCGACGACATGGACCGGCTGCCGCCGCTGTACGCCCCCGACCCGCAGACCGGAGAGTTCCACGTGTGGGACGAGGCCGAAGGGGGGCGCCACAGCCGGCCTCCGGCGTTCCAGGGCGGCGGCGGCGGACTGAACTCCACCGCCGACGACTACCACGCCTACTTCCGAATGCTGCTCAATGGCGGGATGCACGGGAGCGAGCGCGTCCTGTCCCGCGCCGCTGTCGAGCTGATGACCACCAACCGCCTCACGGCTCAACAGCAAGCCGCCAGACAGAAACTGGCCACCGACAACGTCCACGTCTCCTTCGGCCAAGGGCAGCACGGCGGCTGGGGCTTCGGCATGGCCGTACGCACCTACCGCGGTGACTACGCGCCCATAGGCCAGTTCGGCTGGGACGGCGGAAGCGGCACCTCCACCTACGCCGACCCTGACACCCGGATCACCGGAATCCTGCTCACCCAGGTCGGGACGTCCGTCCCGGATCCGGCGCGGCTCTTCCACGACTTCTGGACCACGCTCTACCAGGCGATCGACGACTGA
- a CDS encoding DUF4097 family beta strand repeat-containing protein — protein MQEFDTPTPVTAVLDVLAGRIRCTAADRADTTVEVLPADASKSRDVKAAEQTEVVHGDGVLRIKTPEGKNQALGPSGSVEVAVHLPVGSRVEVKTAGAGFRSTGRLGDVTFEGAQGTVDLDETGSVRLAVLDGDISVGRLGGPGEISTRKGDLRITEAVGGTVTLRTGQGDIAIGAAHGVSASLNADTAYGRIHNALRNTDGADAALHIHATTAHGDITARSL, from the coding sequence ATGCAGGAGTTCGACACCCCCACTCCGGTGACCGCGGTCCTCGACGTCCTCGCCGGCCGCATCCGGTGCACCGCCGCCGACCGGGCCGACACCACGGTCGAGGTCCTGCCCGCGGACGCCTCGAAGAGCCGCGATGTGAAGGCTGCGGAGCAGACCGAAGTCGTCCACGGCGACGGCGTCCTGCGGATCAAGACCCCGGAGGGGAAGAACCAGGCCCTCGGCCCCTCCGGGTCCGTCGAAGTGGCGGTCCATCTGCCCGTCGGCTCCCGCGTCGAGGTGAAGACGGCCGGCGCCGGATTCCGGAGCACGGGGCGGCTCGGAGATGTCACCTTCGAGGGAGCACAGGGCACGGTCGACCTCGACGAGACCGGAAGCGTCCGCCTCGCCGTCCTCGACGGCGACATCTCAGTCGGCCGCCTGGGCGGCCCCGGCGAGATCAGCACCCGGAAGGGCGACCTCCGCATCACCGAGGCGGTGGGCGGCACCGTCACGCTGCGGACCGGGCAGGGCGACATCGCGATCGGTGCCGCCCACGGAGTCTCCGCCTCCCTGAACGCCGATACCGCCTACGGCCGGATTCACAACGCGCTCAGGAACACCGACGGCGCCGACGCCGCCCTGCACATCCACGCGACCACCGCCCACGGCGACATCACCGCCCGCAGCCTGTGA
- a CDS encoding hemerythrin domain-containing protein, with translation MRERSKKAMDGSLDMTAMYAMHDALRRDLRHVAHITSRADRDPGEALRAAEGWDLLKHGLHVHHRAEDDALWPALRGNLAGRPGDLALLEAMEAEHAALAPLVEALDHALSDSGAPQQLPGDLADSIVTGLTGHLAHEEEAALPLVQEAVTQKQWAHFCQVHAEMIHSSAPRLLPWLLDGADEHTVTRTLASLPRPERQAYEHQWLPAYAELDPWGATRAP, from the coding sequence ATGCGGGAAAGGAGCAAGAAGGCGATGGATGGTTCGCTCGACATGACGGCGATGTATGCGATGCACGACGCACTCCGGCGCGACCTCCGGCACGTCGCGCATATCACCTCCCGCGCGGATCGCGACCCCGGCGAGGCTCTGCGTGCCGCCGAGGGCTGGGACTTGTTGAAGCACGGCCTGCACGTCCACCACCGCGCCGAGGACGATGCCCTGTGGCCGGCTCTGCGCGGCAACCTGGCCGGAAGGCCCGGCGACCTCGCCCTGCTGGAGGCCATGGAGGCCGAGCACGCGGCTCTCGCCCCCCTTGTCGAAGCGCTCGACCACGCACTGTCGGATTCGGGCGCTCCGCAGCAGTTGCCCGGTGACCTCGCCGACTCCATCGTCACGGGCCTGACCGGGCACCTCGCCCACGAGGAGGAGGCAGCGCTTCCCCTCGTCCAGGAGGCCGTCACGCAGAAGCAGTGGGCCCACTTCTGCCAGGTCCATGCCGAAATGATCCACTCCAGCGCCCCTCGGCTCCTGCCGTGGCTTCTGGACGGCGCCGATGAGCACACGGTCACGAGAACGCTGGCCTCCCTGCCCCGACCCGAGCGTCAGGCGTACGAGCACCAGTGGCTGCCGGCCTACGCGGAGCTCGACCCGTGGGGTGCCACGCGAGCCCCGTGA
- a CDS encoding LysR family transcriptional regulator — MELRDIEIFLTLTEELHFGRTAARLHVSQARVSQAIKQQERRIGGALFDRSSRRSVQLTPLGQILRDDLRPVYAGLLTSLERARLAAQGVTATLRISMLPFNLPDLYPHWRAFRARHPQWQLQVRPASYIDPIARLRAGEMDVLVAWLPVEEPDLTVGPALFHDPRVLAVCADHELAERSTVSLETLADFPHATAPQMPDYWEDAYLPFHTPRGRPVERVNSVTAPDELINLVGTGEIVHPFPTHVTQYWAMTHIRWLAIPDMPALSYALVWQTERENDLIRALAEVVRGIGAARL, encoded by the coding sequence ATGGAACTACGGGACATAGAGATCTTCCTGACACTCACCGAGGAACTGCACTTCGGGCGCACCGCCGCACGCCTGCATGTCAGCCAGGCGCGGGTGAGCCAGGCGATCAAGCAACAGGAACGCCGCATCGGCGGCGCCCTGTTCGACCGCTCCAGCCGGCGCAGTGTCCAACTGACCCCGCTGGGCCAAATCCTGCGGGACGATCTCAGACCGGTGTACGCGGGACTGCTGACCAGCCTGGAACGGGCCCGGCTTGCCGCCCAGGGAGTCACCGCCACGCTGCGCATCAGCATGCTGCCCTTCAACCTGCCTGACCTGTACCCCCATTGGCGGGCCTTCCGGGCCCGCCACCCCCAATGGCAGTTGCAGGTGCGCCCCGCCTCCTACATCGATCCGATCGCCCGGCTCCGCGCTGGGGAGATGGACGTCCTGGTCGCCTGGCTGCCCGTGGAGGAACCCGACCTCACCGTGGGCCCGGCCCTGTTCCACGACCCGCGTGTGCTCGCCGTCTGCGCCGACCACGAGCTGGCGGAACGATCCACCGTGTCCCTGGAGACGCTCGCCGACTTCCCGCATGCCACGGCCCCTCAGATGCCGGACTACTGGGAGGACGCGTATTTGCCCTTCCACACCCCCCGAGGCAGACCCGTCGAACGCGTCAACTCCGTCACCGCCCCCGACGAACTGATCAATCTCGTCGGCACCGGCGAGATCGTCCACCCGTTCCCCACCCACGTCACCCAGTACTGGGCCATGACCCACATCCGGTGGCTGGCAATCCCCGACATGCCGGCCCTGTCGTATGCCCTGGTATGGCAGACCGAGAGAGAGAACGACCTCATCCGCGCCCTCGCCGAGGTGGTGCGCGGCATAGGTGCCGCTCGGCTCTGA
- a CDS encoding VOC family protein has product MTLHWKLVVDSNNAVALAPFWAEALGYEIEDQTGLVDHLLAAGQVSAAAVDERPGGTRGFRGYAAVRHPEDPFDEYTGIGLGRRLLFQDVPESKTVKNRLHIDIHRPEGTDLGTLVTRLEQLGATRVREEDQGPAGHWWLMRDPEGNEFCAS; this is encoded by the coding sequence ATGACCTTGCACTGGAAACTCGTGGTCGACAGCAACAACGCGGTGGCCTTGGCCCCCTTCTGGGCCGAAGCCCTGGGCTACGAGATCGAGGACCAGACCGGCCTCGTCGACCACCTGCTGGCCGCGGGGCAGGTGAGCGCCGCCGCCGTCGACGAACGTCCCGGCGGCACGCGCGGATTCCGCGGCTACGCGGCGGTCAGGCACCCCGAGGACCCGTTCGACGAGTACACCGGTATCGGCCTGGGGCGCAGGCTGCTGTTCCAGGACGTGCCCGAAAGCAAAACGGTCAAAAACCGCCTGCACATCGACATCCACCGCCCCGAGGGCACGGACCTCGGCACGCTGGTGACCCGCCTCGAACAACTCGGCGCCACCCGCGTGCGCGAGGAGGACCAGGGGCCCGCGGGGCACTGGTGGCTGATGCGGGACCCGGAGGGCAATGAGTTCTGCGCGAGCTGA
- a CDS encoding CGNR zinc finger domain-containing protein, whose product MVPGPSPAPSAGIVLRPPTGAAFRFDPGALCLELLVTGGPGEFRRWESLHGPADLVAWAAGSRLSPAPVPEVTDAEAGAARRVRDALWRLMLARLAGEAPPREAVAEVNASAAAPPLVPAIGPDGARVWAPPVTGAALLSTVARDAVALLTGPHLDRLRVCEGERCHLVFVDTSRAGRRRWCSMERCGNLHKVRALRARREREA is encoded by the coding sequence ATGGTGCCAGGTCCATCTCCCGCCCCGTCGGCCGGAATCGTGTTGCGCCCGCCGACGGGTGCCGCGTTCCGGTTCGACCCGGGCGCGCTGTGCCTCGAACTGCTGGTCACGGGCGGCCCCGGGGAGTTCCGCCGCTGGGAGTCGCTGCACGGGCCCGCCGACCTGGTCGCCTGGGCGGCCGGATCGCGGCTCTCGCCCGCGCCCGTGCCTGAGGTGACGGACGCGGAGGCCGGCGCGGCCCGGCGGGTGCGCGACGCGCTGTGGCGGCTCATGCTCGCGCGCCTCGCGGGCGAGGCCCCGCCGCGCGAGGCCGTCGCCGAGGTCAACGCGTCAGCCGCCGCGCCGCCGCTCGTCCCGGCCATCGGGCCGGACGGCGCGCGGGTCTGGGCGCCGCCGGTGACCGGCGCCGCGCTGCTGTCCACCGTGGCGCGGGACGCGGTCGCGCTGCTCACCGGCCCGCACCTGGACCGGTTGCGCGTGTGCGAGGGCGAGCGCTGCCACCTCGTGTTCGTGGACACCTCGCGCGCGGGCCGCCGCCGCTGGTGCTCGATGGAACGCTGCGGCAACCTGCACAAGGTCCGCGCCCTGCGAGCCCGCCGGGAGCGCGAGGCGTGA